A stretch of the Schistocerca serialis cubense isolate TAMUIC-IGC-003099 chromosome 2, iqSchSeri2.2, whole genome shotgun sequence genome encodes the following:
- the LOC126457951 gene encoding eukaryotic translation initiation factor 3 subunit B has protein sequence MAKKKDGDKSAQNADSNKQDKTENHDDGKPNFDDPEGYVDNITDEELLGDLLMQKPRETDGVESVVVVDGVPQVGPERFEKLSSVINKLFSKVGVIVNEYYPKTEDGTTKGYIFLEYSSPKYALEAVSLLNNHKLDRQHTFLVNLFTDFKKYEEISDEWEPPEPQPYKEQGNLHYYMLEQDAFDQYCVSHGGELKVSIWLNSSPTPELIMERDRWSESHTIWSPLGTYLATFHKQGVALWYGEKFDKLRFSHPGIQFINFSPCEKYLVTCSPVADDHSDKKTSIAWDIRTGQEKRSFPLDTTTTTIWPILRWSHDDRYFAKLGTDILSVYETPSFGLLDKKSIKITGIRDFSWSPSDNVLAYWVAEDKDVPARVSLLEIPSRNEVRAKNLFNVADCKMYWQKTGDYLCVNVNRYMKLTRKEKNEIKYSGMYYNFEIFHMREKQIPVDSVEIKENILQFDWEPVGSKFAIIHGDTNNTSVSFYGVKTGQAPTLLKKFEKRNCNKMYWAPCGQFIVLASDAGSLEFVDTNDFVIMNTTEHFNVSHIEWDPTGRYVVTAVTVWKAKEDNAYWIWSFQGKILSRTPVDMLYCFTWRPRLPTLLTQKQQNEIKKNLKKYSSQFESKDRTRMWKASKELIEKRAKLKEEFAEYRAKCTEQWMQQKDRRMALRNNIDTDELDSDPRNFEEEVVEFFVKEERILLD, from the exons AATTGCTTGGTGATCTGTTGATGCAAAAACCTCGTGAAACTGATGGAGttgaatctgttgttgttgttgatggagTACCTCAGGTTGGACCAGAAAGATTTGAAAAATTATCCTCTGTTATCAACAAACTGTTTTCCAAAGTTGGTGTCATTGTTAATGAATACTATCCGAAAACAGAAGATGGCACAACAAAAGG GTACATATTCCTCGAGTACAGCAGCCCAAAGTATGCTTTGGAAGCTGTTAGCTTACTGAATAACCACAAGCTAGACAGACAGCATACCTTTTTGGTAAATCTGTTCACAGATTTCAAGAA atatgaagaaatttctgatgaatGGGAGCCACCAGAACCCCAGCCATATAAGGAGCAGGGAAATCTACATTATTACATGCTAGAACAGGATGCATTTGACCAGTATTGTGTTTCACATGGGGGTGAATTGAAAGTGTCCATTTGGCTCAACAGCAGTCCAACCCCTGAGTTGATAATGGAACGTGAT CGCTGGTCAGAGTCCCACACAATATGGTCCCCACTCGGAACTTACCTTGCTACCTTCCACAAGCAAGGTGTGGCTTTGTGGTATGGAGAAAAATTTGATAAACTCAGATTTTCACATCCTGGAATTCAGTTTATTAATTTTTCACCTTGTGAAAA ATACCTTGTTACTTGTTCGCCAGTAGCTGATGATCATAGTGATAAAAAAACCTCAATTGCATGGGACATTCGCACTGGACAGGAAAAAAGATCATTTCCTCTAGATACGACGACAACGACAATATGGCCAATTCTTCGTTGGTCtcacgatgacagatattttgcaaaaTTAGGTACTgatattcttagtgtctatgaaacGCCG TCATTTGGTTTACTGGACAAGAAGAGTATAAAGATTACTGGTATAAGAGATTTCAGCTGGTCACCATCTGATAATGTTTTGGCATACTGGGTAGCAGAAGATAAGGACGTGCCAGCCAGAGTTTCACTTCTTGAGATACCAAG TCGCAATGAAGTCAGAGCAAAGAATCTTTTCAATGTCGCAGATTGCAAGATGTATTGGCAAAAGACAGGGGACTATTTGTGTGTGAATGTGAATCGATATATGAAACTTACaaggaaggaaaagaatgaaaTCAAATACAGT ggaatgtattacaattttgaaatttttcacatGAGGGAAAAGCAGATACCTGTAGACAGTGTTGAAATCAAAGAAAACATCCTGCAGTTTGATTGGGAACCAGTTGGTTCAAAGTTTGCAATTATCCATGGTGATACAAACAATACTAGTGTAAGCTTCTATGGTGTCAAAACAGGACAAGCACCAACACTCCTGA AAAAATTTGAGAAGAGGAACTGTAACAAAATGTATTGGGCACCATGCGGGCAGTTCATTGTTTTAGCCAGCGATGCTGGATCTTTGGAGTTTGTTGACACAAATGATTTTGTTATAATGAATACAACAGAACattttaatgtgtcacatattgaGTGGGACCCAACAGGTCGGTATGTTGTTACTGCAGTGACAGTCTGGAAAGCGAAG GAAGACAATGCTTACTGGATCTGGTCATTCCAAGGAAAAATACTGAGTCGGACACCTGTGGATATGCTTTATTGCTTTACATGGCGACCTCGGTTGCCAACTTTGTTGACacagaaacaacagaatgaaataaaaaagaatctTAAAAAATATAGCTCTCAGTTCGAATCAAAAGATCGTACACGTATGTGGAAGGCATCAAAG GAATTGATAGAGAAACGAGCAAAACTGAAGGAGGAATTTGCAGAGTATAGAGCTAAATGTACTGAGCAATGGATGCAGCAAAAGGATAGGCGTATGGCTCTCAGAAACA ATATTGATACTGATGAACTTGATTCAGACCCAAGAAACTTTGAAGAGGAAGTAGTAGAATTTTttgtcaaagaagagaggatattgTTGGACTAA